From a single Andrena cerasifolii isolate SP2316 chromosome 8, iyAndCera1_principal, whole genome shotgun sequence genomic region:
- the Rdgb gene encoding retinal degeneration B isoform X8, with protein MLIKEYRIPLPLTVEEYRIAQLYMIAKKSREESQGAGSGVEIIVNEPYNNGPGGNGQYTHKVYHVGSHLPEWFKSLLPRSALIVKEEAWNSYPYTKTRYTCPFVEKFSIEIETYYFPDNGYQENVFKLSGSDLRNRIVDVIDIVKDQYAGDYVKEEDPKLYVSQKTNRGPLTESWLEEYWADVKGKQQPTASGKSLMCAYKLCRVEFRYWGVQTKLEKFIHDIALRKTMVRAHKQAWAWQDEWDGLTMEDIREIERQTQLALQRRMGAVEGGEEATEENQEKGTSNATMTPQESDVAMTLAATLGSIEKNEDPQSPPSLRKSSDIGMTSTAVSSEGEASPEDSPTEVPELRNVPAEETGDAKKGWKTKAAMHSPISNKSFDMQMVNWRMESIVRESESGSEEEFFDCQESFGDNSSLAKWSSLDLLAEEEDNTFTPPHTANKEDDTIFSPSYLQRMASERSSKRLQISSSASIDASCPASPQHSPTHQPCKTTMLIIAMHAGSVLDANVDLTAKKSDITTFKGAFESVMRQHYPSMVGHVSIKFVPCPSICTEGLGILSSLSPYSFDVSPSSTNTPQVTHDTIPIGAIPLLASSTPEYQDAVSRVIAGANQVYHEFVRSEEGRCFAGQICFIGDSVGAILTYDALCRSANSRHNSENNVLDTQGVENSASLEDGRHLAAPSPRRKSSSPSDSQHSQQHCRLDFEVGEFFMFGSPLAVVLAYRKISLGGDKSSNIQRPLVNQVYNLFHPTDPVAARLEPLISARFSLLPPVIVARYQKYPLGNGQPYHLLEAIQTNPQLFTDSLNVPVMSISHLRRLSDISIHSTMSGMVENVSLQTMSNLTQKWWGNKRLDYALYCPEGLANFPTNALPHLFHASYWESSDVIAFILRQLGRFDLPLLTNEEKQLTCFRPGQPREKWNKKRTSVKLKNVAANHRANDVIVREGAMQVLVARFMYSPIDVIALTGEKVDIHIMKDAPAGEWTYLSTEVTDKNGRITYKIPDDRAFSYGLYPVKMIVRGDHTSVDFFLAVIPPKTECVVFSIDGSFTASMSVSGKDPKVRAGAVDVVRHWQELGYLIIYITARPDMQQQKVVSWLSQHNFPHGLVSFADGLSTDPLGHKAAYLNKLVQEHGMMIHHAYGSSKDISVYTAINLKPSQIFIIGKAPKKHHTLATILHDGYAAHLTTLQAHGGSRPAQGNARMVIPRGQFGLPGQNASLRRRR; from the exons ATGTTGATAAAAGAGTATCGAATACCACTGCCTCTCACCGTGGAGGAGTACAGAATTGCTCAGCTTTATATGATAGCG AAAAAGTCTCGCGAGGAGAGTCAAGGAGCTGGCAGCGGCGTGGAGATCATAGTAAACGAGCCCTACAACAACGGTCCAGGTGGTAACGGGCAGTACACACACAAGGTTTACCACGTGGGGAGTCACCTGCCGGAGTGGTTCAAGAGCCTGCTGCCCAGGTCGGCGTTGATCGTGAAGGAGGAGGCATGGAACTCTTATCCCTACACGAAGACTCGCTACACCTGCCCGTTCGTCGAGAAATTCTCCATCGAGATAGAGACTTATTATTTCCCTGATAACGGCTACCAGGAGAACGTGTTCAAGCTCAGCGGCAGCGATCTGAGAAACCGAATCGTCG ACGTGATCGACATCGTCAAGGATCAATACGCGGGCGACTACGTGAAAGAGGAGGATCCGAAGCTGTACGTGTCCCAGAAAACTAACCGGGGACCGCTGACCGAGTCATGGCTGGAGGAGTACTGGGCAGACGTAAAA GGAAAGCAACAGCCAACAGCGTCCGGCAAGTCACTGATGTGTGCCTACAAGTTGTGTCGCGTGGAGTTCCGTTATTGGGGCGTGCAGACGAAGTTGGAGAAGTTCATACACGACATAG CGTTGAGGAAGACCATGGTGCGCGCACACAAGCAAGCCTGGGCCTGGCAAGATGAATGGGACGGTCTGACGATGGAGGACATTCGAGAAATCGAACGGCAAACTCAGCTGGCGCTGCAACGGAGGATGGGCGCGGTGGAGGGCGGCGAAGAAGCCACGGAAGAGAACCAGGAGAAGGGTACTTCCAACGCGACGATGACACCCCAGGAGTCTGACGTTGCCATGACTTTAGCCGCCACTCTCGGAAGCATCGAGAAGAACGAGGACCCTCAGAGCCCACCGAGTCTCAGGAAGTCGTCCGACATAGGTATGACGAGCACGGCCGTCAGCTCCGAGGGCGAAGCCAGCCCCGAAGACTCGCCGACCGAAGTACCCGAGCTTAG AAATGTTCCTGCCGAGGAGACGGGAGACGCTAAGAAGGGGTGGAAGACCAAGGCGGCGATGCACTCGCCGATCTCGAATAAGAGCTTCGACATGCAGATGGTGAATTGGCGGATGGAAAGTATCGTGAGGGAGTCAGAGTCGGGCAGCGAAGAGGAGTTCTTCGATTGCCAAG AGAGCTTCGGAGATAACTCTTCATTAGCTAAATGGAGTTCTTTGGATCTTCTAGCAGAAGAGGAGGACAATACGTTCACTCCGCCACACACTGCGAACAAAGAAG ACGATACGATATTCTCGCCTTCCTATCTCCAACGAATGGCCAGTGAACGTAGCAGTAAAAGATTGCAGATCTCCTCGTCGGCGAGCATCGATGCCTCGTGTCCAGCCTCGCCTCAACACTCTCCCACTCATCAGCCGTGCAAAACCACCATGCTCATTATCGCGATGCACGCAGGAAGCGTGTTAG ACGCCAATGTCGATTTGACCGCAAAAAAGTCTGACATTACAACGTTCAAAGGGGCCTTCGAGTCTGTCATGAGACAACACTATCCCAGCATGGTTGGACATGTCTCCATTAAGTTCGTCCCCTGTCCCTCCATCTGTACCGAAGGTCTTGGTATTTTATCGAG TCTAAGTCCGTACAGTTTCGACGTGTCGCCATCCTCCACGAACACTCCTCAAGTGACACACGACACGATTCCAATCGGAGCGATACCATTGCTCGCTAGCTCCACTCCCGAGTATCAGGACGCGGTTTCGCGAGTGATAGCTGGAGCGAATCAAGTCTACCACGAGTTCGTCAGAAGCGAGGAGGGTCGCTGTTTCGCGGGGCAGATATGCTTCATCGGGGACTCGGTAGGAGCTATCTTAACGTACGACGCTTTGTGTAGATCAGCTAACTCTAGGCACAACAGCGAGAACAATGTTCTGGACACCCAAGGCGTTGAGAACAGCGCGAGCCTCGAAGACGGTAGACACCTGGCAGCACCCTCTCCCAGAAGGAAATCTTCTAGCCCCAG CGATAGCCAACATAGCCAACAGCATTGTAGATTGGACTTCGAAGTAGGGGAATTTTTCATGTTCGGTAGCCCACTAGCTGTAGTTCTGGCGTACAGAAAGATCTCTCTGGGTGGCGATAAGAGTAGTAATATACAACGGCCGTTGGTGAATCAGGTGTACAATTTGTTCCACCCCACCGACCCTGTGGCTGCTAGGCTAGAGCCACTGATCTCCGCGAGATTCTCTCTTCTTCCGCCCGTTATCGTGGCGCGATACCAGAAGTATCCGCTTGGGAACGGCCAGCCTTACCACTTGC TGGAAGCCATTCAAACGAATCCACAGTTATTCACGGACAGTCTGAACGTTCCAGTCATGTCGATCTCTCACCTAAGACGACTGTCCGATATATCGATTCACAGTACCATGTCCGGTATGGTGGAGAATGTTTCTTTACAAACAATGTCCAATT TAACGCAAAAGTGGTGGGGCAACAAGAGATTAGACTACGCGCTCTACTGTCCGGAGGGTTTAGCGAACTTCCCTACGAACGCTCTGCCTCATCTTTTTCACGCCAGCTACTGGGAATCCTCCGACGTTATTGCGTTCATCCTAAGGCAGCTGGGCAGATTCGACTTGCCATTACTCACCAACGAGGAGAAACAGTTAACTTGCTTCCGTCCAGGTCAACCAAGGGAAAAGTGGAATAAGAAACGTACTTCCGTTAAGTTAAAG AACGTTGCTGCCAATCATAGAGCGAACGATGTAATTGTTAGAGAAGGAGCAATGCAGGTGTTGGTTGCGAGGTTTATGTACAGTCCAATCGACGTTATCGCTCTGACAG GCGAGAAAGTGGATATCCACATCATGAAGGACGCCCCGGCAGGTGAATGGACGTACTTATCTACCGAAGTGACTGATAAAAATGGTAGAATAACGTATAAAATACCGGACGACAGAGCGTTCAGCTACGGACTCTATCCAGTTAAAATGATCGTTAG AGGTGATCATACATCTGTAGACTTCTTCTTGGCTGTGATTCCACCGAAGACAGAGTGCGTGGTATTTAGCATAGATGGTTCGTTCACTGCGAGCATGTCTGTCAGCGGGAAGGATCCGAAAGTCAGAGCAGGGGCTGTAGACGTTGTCAG GCACTGGCAAGAACTgggttatttaattatttatattaccgCGAGGCCTGACATGCAGCAGCAGAAAGTTGTTTCCTGGCTGTCCCAACATAACTTCCCCCATGGTCTTGTATCTTTCGCGGATGGTCTGTCGACGGATCCGCTTGGCCATAAAGCTGCGTACTTAAACAAGCTTGTGCAG GAGCACGGAATGATGATTCACCACGCGTACGGCAGCAGTAAAGACATTAGCGTTTACACTGCGATTAATCTTAAGCCGAGTCAAATTTTCATCATTGGGAAAGCGCCAAAGAAGCATCACACTCTGGCAACGATCCTTCACGACGGCTACGCCGCTCATTTGACCACGCTGCAGGCCCACGGGGGCTCGAGGCCTGCCCAGGGTAACGCGCGGATGGTGATACCAAGAGGTCAGTTCGGTTTACCGGGACAAAACGCTTCTCTGCGACGGAGAAG GTAA